Proteins encoded together in one Lepisosteus oculatus isolate fLepOcu1 chromosome 2, fLepOcu1.hap2, whole genome shotgun sequence window:
- the LOC102691382 gene encoding E3 SUMO-protein ligase ZBED1, with the protein MASHSRVSILDYFNIVFEGENGKIESNCKACGTRIQAKRTVTSNFVTHLKRKHQAMYDEFVKKKDIKREAYSSGGVHLAPSGRAEPPARPSHSHSHSHTHSLSLSLGTGGGGGGGVAKFERGDPRQAIISEAIAKMIIRDLQPVRIVESEGFRELLRLLEPRYTPESRKYVQQQLLPGYAYQAQLASKQALQAAESCSVTLDVWRSGPASGYLGVTCHFITSDWQIKSALLACLRLSGPRTAERILPEYDEISRAHGIAGKVFRVVADGGSDSRASFRLPGFCLQSGDEEEEEEEDEDEEGSGDEEGGGEGLCLGPRRVACFARSLARCVRDGLRASPPLALALTKAACFLNYVRATVAPEKLQPALGRAPAGERRWNAQLKAVRRLLEAADFLEDVAGRRDLALGAFEKAALRELVELLEPFEEATDMVEGDKHVPVSLALPCVLGLRKHLAESAPRQCAGLLGSLAQALDRRLARLLEDPLHVTATALDPQFKLSWSSSREQHRQVVLEEVSQHGPSPPPSQAPRPPPCKRSKLFSFMRPRPAAPARSLEQELAAYLHEDPTDEDPLHYWRRKAADFPQLAHVAKRVFTVPATSTPVERIFGTVGRIARPERCQLLPRNLETLIYLKANYRLLWT; encoded by the exons ATGGCGTCACATTCGAGGGTGTCTATCCTGGATTACTTCAACATCGTCTTCGAGGGGGAAAATGGCAAAATCGAGTCCAACTGCAAGGCGTGCGGCACCAGGATCCAGGCGAAAAGAACAGTAACGTCCAACTTCGTGACCCATCTCAAG CGTAAACACCAGGCCATGTACGACGAGTTCGTCAAGAAGAAGGACATCAAGCGGGAGGCCTACAGCTCGGGGGGCGTGCACCTGGCCCCCAGCGGCCGGGCGGAGCCGCCGGCCCGGccctcccactcccactcccactcccacacGCACTCGCTCTCGCTCTCGCTCGGgaccggcggcggcggcggcggaggcGTGGCCAAGTTCGAGCGCGGCGACCCCCGGCAGGCGATCATCTCCGAAGCCATCGCCAAGATGATCATCCGGGACCTGCAGCCGGTGCGCATCGTGGAGAGCGAGGGCTTCCGGGAGCTGCTGCGCCTGCTGGAGCCGCGCTACACGCCGGAGTCGCGCAAGTACGTCCAGCAGCAGCTGCTCCCGGGGTACGCCTACCAGGCGCAGCTGGCCAGCAAGCAGGCGCTGCAGGCGGCCGAGTCCTGCAGCGTCACGCTGGACGTGTGGCGGAGCGGGCCGGCCAGCGGCTACCTGGGCGTGACCTGCCACTTCATCACCAGCGACTGGCAGATCAAGTCGGCTCTGCTGGCCTGCCTGCGCCTGTCCGGCCCGCGCACGGCCGAGCGCATCCTCCCGGAGTACGACGAGATCTCCCGCGCCCACGGCATCGCCGGGAAGGTCTTCCGGGTGGTGGCGGACGGCGGCTCGGACAGCAGGGCCTCCTTCCGCCTGCCCGGCTTCTGCCTGCAGAGCggggacgaggaggaggaggaggaggaggacgaggaCGAGGAGGGCAGCGGGGACGAGGAAGGGGGTGGCGAGGGCCTGTGCCTGGGCCCGCGGCGGGTCGCCTGCTTCGCGCGCTCGCTGGCGCGCTGCGTGCGGGACGGCCTGCGGGCCTCGCCGCCCCTGGCCCTGGCGCTCACCAAGGCCGCCTGCTTCCTCAACTACGTGAGGGCCACCGTGGCCCCCGAGAAGCTGCAGCCGGCGCTGGGCCGGGCCCCGGCGGGCGAGCGCCGCTGGAACGCGCAGCTCAAGGCCGTGCGCCGCCTGCTGGAGGCGGCCGACTTCCTGGAGGACGTGGCGGGCCGGCGCGACCTGGCGCTCGGCGCCTTCGAGAAGGCCGCGCTGCGCGAGCTGGTGGAGCTGCTGGAGCCCTTCGAGGAGGCCACGGACATGGTGGAGGGCGACAAGCACGTGCCGGTCAGCCTGGCCCTGCCCTGCGTGCTCGGCCTGCGCAAGCACCTGGCCGAGAGCGCGCCGCGCCAGTGCGCGGGTCTGCTGGGCAGCCTGGCGCAGGCCCTGGACCGCCGGCTCGCCCGCCTGCTGGAGGACCCCCTGCACGTGACGGCCACCGCGCTGGACCCGCAGTTCAAGCTGTcgtggagcagcagcagggagcAGCACCGGCAGGTGGTGCTGGAGGAGGTGTCCCAGCAcggccccagccccccgcccaGCCAGGCGCCCCGGCCGCCCCCCTGCAAGCGCAGCAAGCTCTTCTCCTTCATGAGGCCGCGGCCCGCCGCCCCGGCCCGCAGCCTGGAGCAGGAGCTGGCCGCCTACCTGCACGAGGACCCCACCGACGAGGACCCCCTGCACTACTGGAGGAGGAAGGCCGCCGACTTCCCGCAGCTCGCCCACGTGGCCAAGCGCGTCTTCACCGTCCCTGCCACCTCCACGCCCGTGGAGAGGATCTTCGGCACCGTGGGCAGGATCGCGCGGCCGGAGAGGTGCCAGCTGCTGCCCAGGAACCTGGAGACGCTCATCTACCTGAAGGCAAACTACAGGCTGCTGTGGACCTAA
- the renbp gene encoding N-acylglucosamine 2-epimerase, translating to MLGKLERFRDQIAAELDRVVEFWLKHSHDKEYGGFFTCLGREGQVYDELKYVWLQGRQVWMYCRLYRTVERFRRPEILEAAVAGGEFLRSHAWAPPLGGSQKCAFCLTRDGRAVKVQRTIFSECFYVLAMDELARVTGEQRHQVEAERVMDLIVHWARVDPSGLGRPEMPGDIPVNSMAIPMMLLCLVEQLTEGRAGLAEKYSELGRWCVQRTLQHIQRDGAAILEHVSEEGEELPGCQGRHQNPGHALEAGWFLLQHAVRQGDEELKKTAVEKFMLLPFQTGWDQQHGGLLYFQDVDGCCPTQLEWSMKLWWPHCEALIAFLMAYCQTRDPALLDRFSQVYDYTFSHFPDAEQGEWFGYLTQQGSLALDLKGGPFKGCFHVPRCLYMCEQLLDGLLGKSQAP from the exons GGGATTCTTCACTTGCCTGGGAAGAGAGGGGCAGGTGTACGATGAGCTGAAGTACGTGTGGCTCCAGGGAAGACAG GTGTGGATGTACTGCCGGCTGTACAGGACGGTGGAGCGGTTTCGCAGGCCGGAGATCCTGGAGGCCGCTGTGGCAG GTGGGGAGTTCTTGCGGTCCCACGCATGGGCGCCCCCTCTGGGTGGCTCCCAGAAGTGCGCCTTCTGCCTGACCCGGGACGGCCGGGCAGTGAAAGTGCAGAGGACCATCTTCAGTGAGTGCTTCTATGTCCTGGCCATGGATGAGCTGGCCAGGGTCACTGGGGAACAGAGGCACCAG GTGGAGGCCGAGCGTGTGATGGATCTGATAGTCCACTGGGCCCGAGTGGACCCCTCTGGCCTGGGCCGTCCCGAGATGCCTGGGGACATCCCCGTCAACAGCATGGCCATCCCCATGATGCTCCTGTGCCTGGTGGAGCAGCTGACGGAGGGCAGGGCCGGCCTGGCAGAGAAGTACAGTGAACTGGGGCGCTGGTGTGTGCAGAGGACCCTACAGCACATCCAG AGAGACGGGGCGGCCATCTTGGAACACGTGTCGGAGGAAGGGGAGGAGCTGCCCGGTTGCCAGGGGCGACACCAGAACCCAG GCCATGCTCTGGAGGCCGGCTGGTTCCTGCTGCAGCACGCGGTCCGCCAGGGGGACGAGGAGCTGAAGAAGACGGCGGTGGAGAAGTTCATGCTGCTTCCATTCCAGACAGGCTGGGACCAGCAGCACGGGGGCCTGTtgtatttccaggatgttgatGGCTGCTGCCCCACGCAG CTGGAGTGGAGCATGAAGCTGTGGTGGCCACACTGTGAGGCTCTGATCGCCTTCCTCATGGCGTACTGCCAGACCAGGGACCCCGCCCTGCTGGACAGGTTCTCCCAGGTGTACGACTACACCTTCAGCCAC TTTCCAGACGCGGAGCAGGGCGAGTGGTTCGGCTATCTGACCCAGCAGGGCTCGCTGGCTCTGGATCTCAAGGGAGGGCCTTTCAAAG GGTGCTTCCACGTGCCCCGCTGCCTCTACATGTGCGAGCAACTCCTGGACGGCCTGTTAGGAAAATCCCAGGCTCCGTGA